One Hippocampus zosterae strain Florida chromosome 4, ASM2543408v3, whole genome shotgun sequence genomic window carries:
- the cul4a gene encoding cullin-4A: MAEDTRQDKRANFSALTDTNGMTRTSSMSSGKSVSSKKLVIKNFKDRPKLAENYTEDTWLKLRDAVSAIQNSTSIKYNLEELYQAVENMCSYKVSPTLYKQLRQVCEDHVQAQIYQFREESLDNLSFLKRMNRCWLDHCRQTIMIRSIFLFLDRTYVLQSSLLPSIWDTGLELFRVHIVSDSVVQKRTVDGILEQIELERNGETADRSLLRSLLGMLSALQVYKVSFEERFLFETNRLYAAEGQRLMQDRDVPEYLHHVARRLEEENDRIMSYLDLSTQKPLISCVEKQLLEEHMNAILQKGLSILLDGNRVTELALLYQLFSKVVGGLSTLLQFWRDYIKSFGGEIVCTPEKDQDMVQELLDFKKKMDNVAQSCFARNEGFINAMKEAFETFINKRPNKPAELIAKYVDSKLRAGNKEATEEELERILDKIMIIFRFIHGKDVFEAFYKKDLAKRLLVGKSASVDAEKSMLSKLKHECGAAFTSKLEGMFKDMELSKDIMIQFKQYMQNQSEPSNIELTVNILTMGYWPSYSPMEVHLPPEMVKLQEVFKLFYLGKHSGRKLQWQPTLGHAVLKAEFKDGKKELQVSLFQTLVLLMFNEGEEFSMEEIGAATGIEEGELRRTLQSLACGKARVLNKIPRGKDVEDGDRFDFNNEFKHKLFRIKINQIQMKETVEEQVSTTERVFQDRQYQIDAAVVRIMKMRKTLSHNLLVSELYNQLKFPVKPGDLKKRIESLIDRDYMERDKETPNQYHYVA, encoded by the exons ATGGCCGAAGACACCAGACAGGACAAGAGGGCCAACTTCTCGGCTTTAACGGACACCAACGGGATGACCAGGACATCTTCCATGTCTTCCGGAAAATCTGTCTCTTCCAAGAAATTAGTGATAAAAAATTTTAAAG ATCGGCCCAAATTAGCCGAGAATTACACTGAGGACACTTGGTTGAAACTGAGAGATGCAGTCAGTGCCATCCAGAACAGCACATCTATCAAGTACAACCTTGAAGAGCTCTATCAG GCTGTGGAGAACATGTGTTCCTATAAAGTCTCCCCCACGTTGTACAAGCAGCTACGGCAGGTCTGTGAAGATCACGTGCAGGCCCAGATCTACCAGTTTAGAGA AGAATCTTTGGACAACCTGTCTTTCCTGAAGAGGATGAATCGCTGCTGGCTGGATCACTGCCGGCaaact ATCATGATACGAAGCATCTTTCTCTTCCTGGATCGCACATATGTCCTGCAAAGCTCCTTGCTCCCATCCATCTG GGATACTGGGCTGGAACTGTTTCGTGTCCACATTGTAAGTGATAGCGTTGTCCAGAAGCGTACGGTAGACGGCATTTTGGAGCAGATCGAACTTGAGCGGAATGGCGAGACAGCTGACCGCAGTTTGTTGAGAAGCCTGCTGGGAATGCTTTCGGCCCTCCAG GTTTATAAAGTGTCTTTTGAAGAGAGgtttttgtttgaaacaaaTCGCTTGTACGCCGCAGAGGGACAGCGGTTGATGCAAGACAGAGAC GTGCCCGAGTACCTGCACCATGTGGCTCGTCGACTGGAGGAGGAGAACGATCGTATCATGAGCTACCTCGACCTGAGCACCCA GAAACCTCTGATTAGCTGCGTTGAGAAACAACTTTTAGAGGAGCACATGAATGCAATTCTGCAGAAGG GTTTGAGCATACTTTTGGATGGGAATCGTGTGACCGAGCTGGCCCTCCTTTACCAACTGTTCAGTAAGGTGGTGGGAGGACTGTCCACATTATTGCAGTTTTGGAGGGACTATATCAAG TCCTTTGGTGGAGAGATTGTCTGTACCCCAGAGAAAGACCAGGACATGGTACAAGAGCTGCTGGACTTTAAGAAAAAGATGGACAATGTGGCTCAGAGCTGCTTTGCGCGGAACGAGGGATTCATCAATGCCATGAAGGAGGCCTTCGAGACATTTATCAACAAGAGGCCCAACAAACCCGCAGAACTCATCG CTAAATACGTGGATTCTAAGTTGAGAGCTGGTAACAAGGAGGCTACAGAGGAAGAGCTCGAGAGAATTCTTGACAAGATCATGATCATTTTCCGCTTCATACACG GCAAAGATGTTTTTGAAGCGTTTTACAAAAAAGACTTGGCCAAGCGTCTACTGGTTGGCAAGAGTGCTTCTGTCGATGCCGAAAAATCCATGCTCTCCAAGCTGAAACACG AATGCGGAGCGGCATTTACCAGCAAGCTCGAAGGGATGTTTAAGGACATGGAGCTCTCCAAAGACATCATGATTCAGTTCAAACAG TACATGCAAAACCAGAGTGAGCCGAGCAACATTGAACTAACAGTCAACATCCTGACCATGGGCTACTGGCCTTCATACTCGCCCATGGAAGTCCACTTGCCCCCAGAG atgGTAAAACTCCAGGAAGTGTTTAAGCTCTTCTACTTGGGGAAGCACAGTGGGAGGAAGCTGCAGTGGCAGCCCACGCTGGGCCACGCTGTCCTTAAGGCGGAGTTCAAAGAC GGAAAGAAGGAGCTTCAGGTCTCCCTGTTCCAGACGTTAGTGCTGCTGATGTTCAATGAGGGAGAGGAATTCAGCATGGAAGAGATTGGCGCTGCCACGGGTATAG AGGAGGGCGAGCTCAGGCGTACGTTGCAGTCGCTGGCCTGTGGAAAAGCCCGCGTCCTCAACAAGATTCCGCGGGGAAAAGATGTGGAGGACGGAGACCGCTTCGATTTCAATAATGAGTTCAAACACAAACTCTTCCGCATCAAGATCAACCAGATCCAAATGAAAGAAACC GTAGAGGAGCAGGTCAGCACCACAGAGCGGGTGTTTCAAGACCGGCAGTATCAGATTGATGCAGCTGTGGTGCGCATCATGAAGATGAGGAAGACACTCAGTCACAATCTACTTGTGTCAGAGCTCTACAACCAGTTGAAGTTCCCCGTCAAG